Part of the Acetomicrobium thermoterrenum DSM 13490 genome is shown below.
TCAACGTCACTTTTCGGGGGAAGTAACAATACGAAAATGTCAGGATCATCGGCTGCTGCGTTTTTGACCTCTTCTAACACTTTAACTCCCTCAGGGTCGTCGGTGGCGCCTCCTCCGGCAAGCACCAATTGACAATCCAAGTGTCTTTTGACTCTTTTGTAAACCTCGATGACTCCTATCGGGTCCTTTAAGTAATCAAAACGAGAAATCTGGGTTACTATGGGTCGAGATTTGTCTATCCCGAACTTTTCGAGAACCGAGTCAATTTCCTCCTGAGACAAATCTTTATTTTTGTCGCTTAATGGATCAATGGAAGGAGAGATCAAAACCTGCGGTACGCGCAATTTCCTGGCGAAGGCGGGTGCAGAAAAGACTGCGCTGTCGTATTTTTCTATATATAATTTCAGAAAAGCCATTACTTCTTCCTTGGGCGTCGTAAAATCTACATGACATCTCCAAACCCATTTATTCCCCAGCGATTCCTTTAGTTCAACCAAAACGATGGGCTGTGGGTCATGTATAAAAAAGATATCGCCCGTAAAATCCATCTCTTTGGCGTTTTTGCGATTGATTTCGAGAAAATACATAAATTCTTCCAGGGATATTTCAACGTCGACGCCATGAAGGGCATTATGCATTTTTTTGGTGATGTTAAAAAAATTTTCGTCACCTTTTATCGTATCCCAACGGGCATCTACGCTCAGCTGCTCTAATAAGCTGATCATTCGATTTAATATTTCGGCTACTCCACCACCAACCTTTGTCGAATTTATATTTCTTATCACCTTTCCCTCGAGCTTGCCAGCCAACAAATACAGCTCATCTATGATATCCTGTCCCACTATCGAAGAGTATTCTTTAATGTTCGTTGTCAAAACAATCATCTCTCCTCAATATTTTAATGATCTTTTTTCTTAAACCTTCCAATGTAAAGGCATAGGGATCCATCCGCGATATCCTGTCTGCCAATTCATGCTCGCCAATATTCCTCAACCATGCAGAAAAATCATTCTCTCGCTTTTGGTAACGCAATCTTGGCTCAAAAATATGAAAACATATGGATGTGATTGGAATTTTCTCCATTGCCTCCGCAAACTCCGCCAAGGTATTTGCTGCAAAGTCCGTCTGAAAGACAAAAGTTTTGCAATCCATGAAGTGAAATTCATGCCCCTCTATGCAGCCGCTGATGTGCTTTCCGCTCAATATATGATCTTCTAATTTCTTTATATATCTTGTTCTCAGCTCTTCGATGGATTTTATATTAACTATATCCACACTGGTAATGCTTTCCCCTAACTCTCTCAGTCCCAAGATATTTGTTATCCAGTAGGCAAAATCGTTGGGCGGCTCGGGAGAAACGCGATAATGCTGCTGTAAGAAGCGGTGTGTATGGTAGTACATCGAAGATTCCGGTATTTTCCTGAGACCATCAAGAAGTTGAATTGGATCTTTCGCTTTCATTCCCAGCAATCTAGTCTGGTGGGTCTCCGAAAAAAAACGAAACTCATTGCTCATCAAACTTCACCTCTCGCTCTATTCTTCAGCATATCGAGCAAATTCCTCACATCTTTGTAGCTCATCACATTGGAACGTGCATTTGAATGGGTCATCCCGACCTTGACCGTCCATGCCTGAGTGGACAGGCTCCTGAAGAAATCTTCATCTGTTCTGTCATCCCCTATGGCAAGAACAAAGTCGTAATTTTTCTTGGAAAGAAAATAAAGTGCTGCTTTGCCCTTGTCAATACCCGCATTTCTTACTTCTATAACCTTGCGACCCTGTATAATCTGCGCATCCGTATTGGCCGTATATTGTAAAAGCAGGTCCGTTAATTCCCTTGCTGCATCGGCTGCTTGTTCCGGATCGGCCTTGCGGAAATGCCAGCTGACAGAATACTCTTTTTCTTCCAGAAAAGATCCCGGCACCTTATCGACATAATGCTTCAAAAGTGAAAGCACGTCTTTCTTCCATTCGCTGCTCGCGTGTCTCAATAACTCCCAATCCTTGCCCTTCTCTTTAATCCAAACGCCGTGTTCGGCCACGAAGTTTATATCGAGATCCCCGAGCCATTGCTGGAGGATACTTCTTTCCCTGCCGCTGATTATCACGATATCTACTTTATTTATTTTTGAAAGTTCGCGTAAAAGATCCAAAAGCTCCCTCGGCGGGATAGCTTTCTTGGGATCCCCGGAAAAGGGAACCAAGGTGCCATCGTAATCGAGGAAGAAGATGCAATGGTTGGCCTTTTCAAACTCGTCTAACATCTTGGCTGTAGCCCTTTTGTCGAGAATTTTGGTTTGGAATCTTCTCTGCTCGTCCTTGATATAATCCAATTCTTGAATAAACTCCGAGGCCCATTTCACCACATGATAGTTTTTCAACCTCTGTTGCATTCTTTCCAGCCTGTTTTGCTGCTCTTCAACGGGCATTTCCAAGGCCTCTTTAATCGAAGCAGCGATCTCTTCTCTGTCATTTGGATTTATCAAGATGGCCTCTCCCAACTCTTTGGAAGCACCTGCGAGCTCGCTTAAAATCAACACTCCGGCCATGTCCTTTCTAGATGCAACGTACTCCTTTGACACCAAATTCATACCGTCTCTTAGAGGTGTAATTAAAGCTACATCGCTAACTGAATAAAGGGCAACCAGCTGATGAAAGGGAACATGGCCGTATTTATAGTTAATTGGCACCCAGTTCAGCGTACTGTAAGCGCCGTTGATATTTCCAACCATCTGATCTATCTTTGTCTTAATCGCTTGATACCTATCAACGCCAATCCTCGATGGCACGACAACTAAAAGCAGAGTAACCTTCCCATGCCATTGAGGGTTGTTGGCAAGAAAGAGCTTATAACCCTCAAGTCTAT
Proteins encoded:
- a CDS encoding glycosyltransferase, yielding MIVLTTNIKEYSSIVGQDIIDELYLLAGKLEGKVIRNINSTKVGGGVAEILNRMISLLEQLSVDARWDTIKGDENFFNITKKMHNALHGVDVEISLEEFMYFLEINRKNAKEMDFTGDIFFIHDPQPIVLVELKESLGNKWVWRCHVDFTTPKEEVMAFLKLYIEKYDSAVFSAPAFARKLRVPQVLISPSIDPLSDKNKDLSQEEIDSVLEKFGIDKSRPIVTQISRFDYLKDPIGVIEVYKRVKRHLDCQLVLAGGGATDDPEGVKVLEEVKNAAADDPDIFVLLLPPKSDVEINALQRASSVILQKSLKEGFGLTVAEALWKEKPVIASAVGGIPLQIAHKHSGILTYSIDGTVHYLKQLLYEPEYAKGLAQNGKEHIKNNFLITRHIKDYLLLFLSLYNGGDILELNSCIH
- a CDS encoding DUF5752 family protein, encoding MSNEFRFFSETHQTRLLGMKAKDPIQLLDGLRKIPESSMYYHTHRFLQQHYRVSPEPPNDFAYWITNILGLRELGESITSVDIVNIKSIEELRTRYIKKLEDHILSGKHISGCIEGHEFHFMDCKTFVFQTDFAANTLAEFAEAMEKIPITSICFHIFEPRLRYQKRENDFSAWLRNIGEHELADRISRMDPYAFTLEGLRKKIIKILRRDDCFDNEH
- a CDS encoding bifunctional alpha,alpha-trehalose-phosphate synthase (UDP-forming)/trehalose-phosphatase — encoded protein: MNHKRLIIASNRLPFTVEEDDKGDLKLKASAGGLVTGLSAYLDSLQHSSFTEGNEYVWLGWPGASISDEHKEHIKQIAESQFNAYPVFMEEETMDAFYHGFCNKTIWPLFHYFPTYVVYEKESWESYKEVNEHFCETIMEILRPDDILWIHDYHLMLLPRLIRQRMSEVSIGFFLHIPFPSYELFRLLPKNWAKEILQGLLGADVIGFHTHDYTQYFLRSTLRLLGYENNMGKMFIDHRLVKADTFPMGIDFYRFNNAVNSRETQIEREKLQNILSGLKTIVSVDRLDYSKGLLNRLEGYKLFLANNPQWHGKVTLLLVVVPSRIGVDRYQAIKTKIDQMVGNINGAYSTLNWVPINYKYGHVPFHQLVALYSVSDVALITPLRDGMNLVSKEYVASRKDMAGVLILSELAGASKELGEAILINPNDREEIAASIKEALEMPVEEQQNRLERMQQRLKNYHVVKWASEFIQELDYIKDEQRRFQTKILDKRATAKMLDEFEKANHCIFFLDYDGTLVPFSGDPKKAIPPRELLDLLRELSKINKVDIVIISGRERSILQQWLGDLDINFVAEHGVWIKEKGKDWELLRHASSEWKKDVLSLLKHYVDKVPGSFLEEKEYSVSWHFRKADPEQAADAARELTDLLLQYTANTDAQIIQGRKVIEVRNAGIDKGKAALYFLSKKNYDFVLAIGDDRTDEDFFRSLSTQAWTVKVGMTHSNARSNVMSYKDVRNLLDMLKNRARGEV